The Pseudomonas benzenivorans region GCAAGACGCCTATCTCGAACTGCATCGCCGAGGCATCGCCCATTCGACCGAGGTCTGGCAGGGCGAGCGGCTGGTCGGCGGGCTCTACGGCCTGGCCATGGGCCAGCTGTTCTTCGGCGAATCCATGTTCAGCCACGTCGACAACGCCTCCAAGGTCGGCTTTGCGACCCTGGTCGAACACCTGCGAGACTGGGGGTTCGCACTGATCGACTGCCAGATGCCCACACAGCACCTGCACAGCTTCGGCGCCCGCGCCATCGCCCGCGAACAATTCGCCGAGCTGCTGGAGCGGCATCTCGACCAGCCCAGCTGCGCCGACTGGCTCGCCTAGGCGTGCACGGCAGCCTGGCATACACTTACTCAAGGTTTACCTTGAGAGTCGACCATGACCGAGCTGGCCCGCCTGAAGTTCTACGCCACCCAGCCTCACCCCTGCAGCTATCTGCCCGAAGAACAGGCCACGACCCTGTTCCTCGACCCCAGCCAGCCCATGGATGCAGAGGTCTATGCCGAGCTCTCGGAAATGGGCTTTCGCCGCAGCGGCGATCACCTCTATCGCCCGCACTGCCAACACTGCACCGCCTGCGTGGCCGCGCGCATCCCCGCCGCCCAGTTCCGCCCGAACCGCCAGCAGCGGCGCATTTTCAAGCGCAACCAGGATGTGCAGGTGCGCCCGGTAAGGCCGGCGTTCAGTGAAGAGTACTATGCCCTCTACGCCCGCTATATCGAACAGCGCCATGCCGATGGCGACATGTACCCACCCAGTCGCGAGCAGTTTTCCACCTTTCTGGTGCGCGACCTGCCCTTCTCCCGCTTCTACGAGTTCCGCCTGAATGGCCGACTGCTAGCCCTCGCCGTCACCGACGCCCTCCCCAACGGCCTGTCAGCCGTCTACACCTTCTATGACCCCAGCGAGGAGCGTCGTAGCCTGGGCCGTTTCGCCATCCTCTGGCAGATCGCCGAAGCGGCCCGCCTGGGACTGCATGCGGTCTACCTCGGCTATTGGATCAAGAACTGCCGCAAGATGAACTACAAGACGCAGTACCGCCCAATAGAGCTGCTCGTCAACCAGCGCTGGATAACCCTTACCTGAAGGTCTTGGCGGAAACCTCCGTTTTCGGGCACAATGCACGCCGCTTTTGCCTGGGGCCAGTTGCGCCGGGCCATTCTTTGGATACCGAGGGCTTTACTGCATGTCGAAAGAAGACAGCTTCGAAATGGAAGGCACTGTCGTCGACACCCTGCCCAACACCATGTTCCGTGTGGAGTTGGAAAACGGGCACGTCGTTACTGCGCACATCTCCGGAAAGATGCGCAAAAACTATATCCGCATTCTGACTGGCGATAAGGTCCGCGTAGAGCTGACGCCTTATGACTTGAGCAAGGGCCGCATCACCTACCGCGCCCGCTAAGCCAAGCACCAGTGAAAACGCCCGGCATTGCCGGGCGTTTTTGTGTGGGCGCAATATGCGCCTCAGGCCATTTCGGCCGTGGTCTCGAAGCCGAAGGTCAACTCGCCCTCGACCAGGTCGACGTGCACGACCCCGCCGTGCTCGGCCAGCTCTCCGAACAGAATCTCCTCCGCCAGGGGGCGCTTGATCTTGTCCTGAATCAGGCGCGCCATCGGCCGGGCCCCCATCTGCACATCGTAGCCTTGCTCCGCCAACCAGTCGCGAGCGCTGTCGCTGACCTCGAGCATGACGCGCTTGTCCTCGAGCTGCGCCTGCAGCTCGGTGAGAAACTTGTCGACGATGCTCTTGATCACCTCGTGACTCAGGCGACCGAACTGGATGATGGTATCCAGGCGATTGCGGAACTCGGGCGTGAAGCTCTTCTTGATCACCTCCATCGCATCGGATGAGTGATCCTGATAGGTGAAGCCTATCGATGCACGGGCCGCGGTTTCGGCACCGGCATTGGTGGTCATGATCAGAATGACGTTACGGAAGTCCGCCTTGCGCCCGTTGTTGTCGGTCAGGGTGCCATGGTCCATCACCTGCAGCAGCAGGTTGAAAACCTCTGGGTGCGCCTTCTCGATCTCGTCGAGCAGCAGCACGCAGTGCGGCATCTTGGTGATCGCCTCGGTCAGCAGGCCGCCCTGATCGAACCCGACGTATCCGGGCGGTGCGCCTATCAGCCGCGAGACGGTGTGCCGCTCCATGTACTCGGACATGTCGAAGCGCACCAGCTCGATGCCCAGGGCCTTGGCCAGCTGTCGCGCGGCCTCGGTCTTGCCGACCCCGGTGGGGCCGGCAAAAAGGAAGGAGCCTACCGGCTTGTCCGGGGCCTTGAGCCCGGCACGCGACAACTTGATCGCGGTGGATAGCGAGTCGATCGCCGCGTCCTGGCCGAACACCGTGAGCTTGAGGTCGCGCTCCAGGTTGCGCAGCAGCTCCTTGTCCGAGCTGCTGACGTGCTTGGGCGGAATGCGGGCGATCTTCGCGACTATATCCTCCACCTGAGCCACATCGATGCGCTTGACGCGCTTGTCTTCCGGCTGCAGGCGCTGAAAGGCACCCGCCTCATCGATCACATCGATGGCCTTGTCGGGCATGTGCCGGTCGTTGATGTAGCGTGCCGCCAGCTCGGCCGCGGCACGCAAGGCCTCGTCGCTGTACTCGATGCTGTGGTGCTGCTCGAAGCGTGGCTTCAGGCCACGCAGGATGCCAACGGTGTCCTCCACGGACGGCTCGACCACGTCGACCTTCTGGAAACGCCGCGCCAGGGCGCGATCCTTCTCGAAAATACCGCGGAATTCCTGGAAGGTGGTCGAACCTATGCAGCGTATCTCGCCCGACGACAGCATCGGCTTGAGCAGGTTCGATGCATCCATCACCCCGCCGGAGGCCGCTCCGGCACCGATGATGGTATGGATCTCGTCGACGAACAGGATGGCATGGGGACGCCGCCGCAACTCGTTGAGCAGCGCCTTGAAGCGCTTCTCGAAGTCGCCCCGGTACTTGGTCCCGGCCAGCAAGGCGCCCAGGTCCAGGGAGTAAACCACGCTGTCGGCCAGCAGATCGGGCACCTGCGAGTCGACGATGCGCTTGGCCAGGCCTTCGGCGATCGCCGTCTTGCCCACCCCGGCCTCACCGACCAGCAGCGGGTTGTTCTTACGCCGGCGCGCGAGGATCTGCGCCACCCGCTCGACTTCCAGCTCGCGCCCGACCAGCGGATCGATCCGTCCCAGACGGGCCAGTTCGTTCAGGTTGCTGGCGTAGGCGTCCAGTGGATTGCCAGAGGTGGACGAATCGCCCCCCTCCTCGTCCTGCAGATCCGGGTCGGCCTCAGAATGGCCGCCATGCCCCGGCACTTTGGAGATGCCGTGGGCGATGAAGTTGACCACATCGATCCGGGCGACACTCTGCTGCTTGAGCAGGAACACCGCTTGGCTTTCCTGCTCGCTGAAAATAGCCACCAGCACATTGGCGCCGGTCACTTCGCGTTTGCCGGAGCTCTGCACGTGGAACACCGCGCGCTGCAGCACCCGCTGGAAACCCAGAGTCGGCTGGGTTTCGCGCTCCTCGTCATGCTGCGGGATCAGCGGCGTGGTGGAGTCGATGAACTCCTGCAGATCATGCCGCAACTTGTCGAGGTTAGCGCCACAGGCGCGCAGCACGCTGGCCGCGGCCTCGTTGTCCAGTAGAGCCAGCAGGAGGTGCTCAACCGTCATAAATTCATGACGCTTGGTGCGAGCCTCTTTGAAGGCCAGATTGAGGGTGACTTCGAGCTCTCGATTTAACATAGCTTCACCTCATGCCCAAGCGGCCGGCGTTAACCGTCCTTCTCGATCTCACAGAGTAATGGATGCTGGCTTTCTCTCGCGTATTGGTTGACCTGCATCGCCTTGGTTTCGGCGATATCCCGGGTGAACACCCCGCATACGGCCCGTCCCTCTGTGTGGACGGTCAGCATGATCTTGGTCGCCAGCTCCCGGTTCAGATTGAAGAACACCTCGAGCACCTCGACCACGAAATCCATGGGTGTGTAGTCGTCATTGAATAAGACCACCTTATACAGCGGTGGTGCCTGCAACGCCGGTTTGGATTCCTGTACGGCCAGGCCGGTGGAATCGTCCTCGTGCGTTCCAGGGCGGTCCTGATTGAATGTTAGTCGAATCTGGCTGTTTGCATGCATGCTGAAATAGTGCTTCACGGCTGGGCGAATACTGATGCTAGAGGGAGTTTGAACGGCTTCTCAGCCACTTGCAGCCTTGCCTTGACTATCGGCAAAACGGTGTTACAAACAAAGAATACCCACTAAGGGTAGAGGGGCTCCGCGCCTTCGCCCAGCTTGGTCGACTCATGCGCGGAGTCGAAATGGATGATACTCCAGTGATGGAGACCTTTGCAGAGGGATGTGAGCATGCTTAGCGGTAAGGTCAAGTGGTTCAACAACGCCAAAGGCTATGGATTCATCCTCGCCGATGGCCGTGATGAGGACCTGTTCGCCCATTACTCGGCTATTCAGATGGACGGTTACAAGACGCTAAAGGCCGG contains the following coding sequences:
- the cspD gene encoding cold shock domain-containing protein CspD; translated protein: MLSGKVKWFNNAKGYGFILADGRDEDLFAHYSAIQMDGYKTLKAGQPVNFDIIQGPKGLHAVNIRATSASAEAPVAASQPQDTTIEV
- the clpA gene encoding ATP-dependent Clp protease ATP-binding subunit ClpA — encoded protein: MLNRELEVTLNLAFKEARTKRHEFMTVEHLLLALLDNEAAASVLRACGANLDKLRHDLQEFIDSTTPLIPQHDEERETQPTLGFQRVLQRAVFHVQSSGKREVTGANVLVAIFSEQESQAVFLLKQQSVARIDVVNFIAHGISKVPGHGGHSEADPDLQDEEGGDSSTSGNPLDAYASNLNELARLGRIDPLVGRELEVERVAQILARRRKNNPLLVGEAGVGKTAIAEGLAKRIVDSQVPDLLADSVVYSLDLGALLAGTKYRGDFEKRFKALLNELRRRPHAILFVDEIHTIIGAGAASGGVMDASNLLKPMLSSGEIRCIGSTTFQEFRGIFEKDRALARRFQKVDVVEPSVEDTVGILRGLKPRFEQHHSIEYSDEALRAAAELAARYINDRHMPDKAIDVIDEAGAFQRLQPEDKRVKRIDVAQVEDIVAKIARIPPKHVSSSDKELLRNLERDLKLTVFGQDAAIDSLSTAIKLSRAGLKAPDKPVGSFLFAGPTGVGKTEAARQLAKALGIELVRFDMSEYMERHTVSRLIGAPPGYVGFDQGGLLTEAITKMPHCVLLLDEIEKAHPEVFNLLLQVMDHGTLTDNNGRKADFRNVILIMTTNAGAETAARASIGFTYQDHSSDAMEVIKKSFTPEFRNRLDTIIQFGRLSHEVIKSIVDKFLTELQAQLEDKRVMLEVSDSARDWLAEQGYDVQMGARPMARLIQDKIKRPLAEEILFGELAEHGGVVHVDLVEGELTFGFETTAEMA
- a CDS encoding arginyltransferase; the encoded protein is MTELARLKFYATQPHPCSYLPEEQATTLFLDPSQPMDAEVYAELSEMGFRRSGDHLYRPHCQHCTACVAARIPAAQFRPNRQQRRIFKRNQDVQVRPVRPAFSEEYYALYARYIEQRHADGDMYPPSREQFSTFLVRDLPFSRFYEFRLNGRLLALAVTDALPNGLSAVYTFYDPSEERRSLGRFAILWQIAEAARLGLHAVYLGYWIKNCRKMNYKTQYRPIELLVNQRWITLT
- the clpS gene encoding ATP-dependent Clp protease adapter ClpS; the protein is MHANSQIRLTFNQDRPGTHEDDSTGLAVQESKPALQAPPLYKVVLFNDDYTPMDFVVEVLEVFFNLNRELATKIMLTVHTEGRAVCGVFTRDIAETKAMQVNQYARESQHPLLCEIEKDG
- the infA gene encoding translation initiation factor IF-1 translates to MSKEDSFEMEGTVVDTLPNTMFRVELENGHVVTAHISGKMRKNYIRILTGDKVRVELTPYDLSKGRITYRAR